In Psychrobacter ciconiae, the genomic window ATTCTGACCCTCAAAATAGCAGCTTAGAACATAACGATAAAAAAGAGCCATGACAACAACAGACTTTTAAAAAACAGTCTTTCAAAAAAATAATATTCTAAAAAAACAAGGTCACCTTATGACGCGATCTCAATCCTCAATGTCCGATAGCGCCGACACTCAAAACATAGCGGCGCTGTTGGTCGCCAAGCAGCTTAATAAATCCGTTCGCGTCGGCGAGCGTCGCCTTGATATTATTAAAAATGTCAGCTTAAGCGTTGCCGCCGGCGAGTTTGTTATTATCATGGGAAAATCAGGCTCTGGAAAATCAACCTTACTTGGGCTTTTAGCCGCCCTTGATTATCCCGATAGCGGCAGCATTGAGCTTGAAGGCACGCATCTTAACACGTTGGACGAGGACAGCTTAGCCAAAATTCGCCAGTCAAAAATGGGCTTTGTGTTTCAATCCTTTCATTTATTGCCAACGCTTACGGTCAGTGAAAACATCGCTTTTCCCCTTGATATTGCCAAAGCGCCCGACCCTACGCGCGTTCAAGAGTTAATCAGCGCGGTAAATTTAGACCACCGAAAAGACAACTTGCCGGCGCAACTCTCCGGCGGCGAGCAGCAGCGAACGGCGGTGGCGCGAGCGCTGGTAGCGCGACCAAAAATCGTCTTCGCCGATGAGCCAACCGGAAACTTAGATGAAGAAAACGCCAAGCAAGTGCTTAATTTGCTGCTTGATTTGCGCAAAGACTCAGGCAGCGCCTTAGTCGTTGTCACCCACGACCCTGCCCTTGCTAAGCTTGCTGACCGCGTCATCATCATGAAAGATGGCAGCATTGAGGACAGTAATTTGCAAACTGCAAACGCGTCAAAAAGAGAGGTTGAGATTTGAGCCTTGACCGTAAGCCTTCGCCAAATTCGCTCAATGCTACCGAATCAAGCGAAACCTTTTTAGCTCTACTTTTTGGGCGATCACTGGGCAACAGGGCACTATCGCAAGCGTGGTGGCGGCGCTGGGTTTATCCGCTACTTTTGCTATTGACCCTGAGCCTATCGCTTGCCACCTATTTGAGCCTTGACTCCATTCAAGCGTCGGTCGATAACTACATCAATGACAATCAGCGCGCCCTTGTTGGCGGCGATTTAATCATTAGCAGCAATCAAGACTGGCCGCCGGAACTGCTTGCCAACATTCAAAAGCTTGACCCTGATAATGTGGTGATGGATTATCGCTTTAACGCCATGCTCACCACCGACAAGCAAACGCAGCTTGGCTTTGTCAAAGCCGTTAGCGCCAATTATCCGCTTTATGGCGAGGTCAAACTTGGCTCAAATAAGCCGCTTGGGCAGCAATTGTCCGACCAAAATGTCATCGTCGCGCCCGAAGTCCTGACCGGACTTAATGCCAAAATTGGTGATAACATCACCATTGGCGAAGGTCAGTTTACTATCATTGATACCTTAATCAAAGAGCCGGATCGACCGCTAACTGCTTTTGGATTTGGCGGTCGGGTGATGATGAGTGAGGCGGCCGTCGCTAGAACCAAACTTATCGGTGAGCGTAGCCGCGTCAGCTATAAAATTGCAATAAAAGGTAGCGCCGATAGCATTGCTACCGAGCGCGAAAGCTTAAGCAATATTTTGACCCATTATCCGGACATTAAACTGAGCGACGCGCAATCGGCGGATACCTCCATTACGCGGATTTCTGACAACGTCTTGTTGTTTTTAAAATTGCTCGTCATTGCCGTGCTGCTGCTTGCGTTGGTGGCGATGTTCGGCATCATTACCGCTTTTGTCAATAAGCAGCAATCCGTTAATGCCACAAGGCTTGCGCTTGGTGAATCACGGCGAGCGGTAAATATCAGCTATTACCGCCTTTTTGGTATTTCGGCGCTCCTTTCTTGGCTGATTGCGACCGTATTAAGTATCGGCTTTCTTATCATTGCAAGACCGCAGCTTGGCGCGATTTTGCCTGCCGATATTAGCTTAAGCATCAGTCCTATTAGCGTCGTAAAAACGCTGATTATTGCCTTGGTACTGACTTTATTTATCACCCAACGCGCGCTGATGAGTTTGGCAAATATGCAACCGGCAGTCCTGCTTCAAGAAGACACAAGCTCCAGCCCAAGCAACTTTTTACCGCAAAAAAAATCGTGGTTAAAA contains:
- a CDS encoding ABC transporter ATP-binding protein, with protein sequence MTRSQSSMSDSADTQNIAALLVAKQLNKSVRVGERRLDIIKNVSLSVAAGEFVIIMGKSGSGKSTLLGLLAALDYPDSGSIELEGTHLNTLDEDSLAKIRQSKMGFVFQSFHLLPTLTVSENIAFPLDIAKAPDPTRVQELISAVNLDHRKDNLPAQLSGGEQQRTAVARALVARPKIVFADEPTGNLDEENAKQVLNLLLDLRKDSGSALVVVTHDPALAKLADRVIIMKDGSIEDSNLQTANASKREVEI